The genomic segment AGCAAGAGCGTCAAACTCTCTCCTGGAAACTGGTTCCCCACCAGGAAGGGGCCGATCATTGTTCGGGTCATTCGCCATCGAGCCAAGGCAAACCTGCTTTGATACCAATTGACGCAGCAAGAAAATTAACAGAGGGATCCTCACGTTCACCCTCAAAAGTTTATCTGGAATCCACCAGAAAATGAGAGAATATCTCAAACTGTATTGAATATTTGGAATACAAAAGTGAGAGTAAGGCAACGCTTACGTTGTGTATTTATTCTACTTGAAACATGCATGATTAATTATACCTATTGAATGCCATTTAAATCTCCGCGTACAATACTCATGACCTTTTCGTCTTCACTGTGCACTTATcaatttgtgttttaaatttcCCTGCCAAGCGTTCTACATCAGATGTCTTTTTTGGAAGTGGTGAGTGGATGTGATGACAGCAGCACGACAAGGATTAAAATGCATGATCTTATTCATGATCTTGCTATATCAGTTGCTGGTAATGAATTCCTCGCTGCAGGGAAGACTGAACAACAAGGGACCTTGGAACAGAGCCACTCCTTGCCAAAAGTGTGTGATTTCTTCACAACAACTAGACATGCTGTGGTTGATTGCAATTCTTCGTCCAGCCTGATTCATAAAGCCTTGTACAGAGCAAAGGGATTGCGTACCCACAATTGGTTGTCTCTAGGAGATGCATCGGAGAAAGCCATCAGgaatttaatttcaagcttCAAGTACCTCAGAATTTTGAATTTGAGTGGGTTTGGCATAAAACATTTGCACAAATCCGTTGGTGACTTGACATACCTGAGATATCTTGATCTCTCCAACACTCCAATTGAAAAATTACCAGCATCTATTTGTAACCTTCAATTGCAGACACTAGATTTATCAAGTTGCTATAATCTTCAAAAGTTACCCAAAAAGACGAGAATAATGGCCAGCCTGAGACATCTGAAGATAAAAACTGTGCAAGACTTGCTCGCTTGCCAGGTTTTATTGGGAGATTGAGAAATCTTCAGAGCTTGCCTTTATTTATAGCTGGCAAAACATGGGAGGAAGGCATATTGCAGTTACTAGAGCTACAAAATCTTCCAGGTGAACTGAAAATTAAACACCTCGAGAATGTAGAACGTCGCCGTGTTGCAAGAACATATTTAATTTCAGAAGATCTTCCTGGGAATAGACGTGACTATTGTTTGGAAAATATGCAACTTAACTCGTTGGGATTGTCATGGGGAGATGCTGATGAACATAAGCTGAGTGTTAGCATGAGGGGACCAAGAAGCCAAACTGGACATCATAGTGTTGAAACTGCAAGGATTTTACTTGATTCAACATTGAAGCCAAACTCCAGGATAAAGAAGTTGTTTGTGAATGGCTATCCAGGAACTGAGTTTCCAAATTGGATGAACGCAGCCGCCCTCTGCAATCTGATACAACTTGAGTTAGCCAACTGCACAAATTGTGAAAGCCTCCCCACGCTTGGGGAATTGCCGCTGCTGAAAGTTCTCCGTATCCAAGGAATGGATTCTGTAGTGAACATCGGCAATGAGTTTTTTGGTGGCATGAGAGCTTTTTCATCATTGACCGAGTTCTCTCTCAAAGATTTTCCCAAGTTGGAAACCTGGAGCACCAATCCGGTGGAAGCATTCACTTGCTTGAACAAATTAACTATCATCAACTGCCCAGTTTTGATCTCCATGCCATGGTTTCCATCTCTTCAACATGTAGAGATCAGAAACTGCCACCCAGTGATGCTACGGTCAGTAGCACAGCTACGATCAATCTCCACTCTCATTATTGGCAATTCTCCGGAGTTACTCTATATACCAAAAGCACTCATAGAAAACAACTTGCTTCTCTCGTCTTTGACAATTTCCTCCTGTCCCAAACTTCGTTCATTGCCTGCAAATGTTGGGAAACTCCAGAACTTGAAGTTTCTAAAAATAGGCTGGTTTCAGGAGCTACACTCTTTGCCACATGGTTTGACAAATCTGACTTCTCTGGAGTCCTTGGAGATTATTGAGTGTCCTAATTTAGTCTCCCTGCCAGAGCAAAGCCTAGAAGGATTGAGTTCGCTGCGATCACTCTCCATTGAGAATTGTCACAGCTTAACTTCTCTGCCGAGTCGGATGCAACATGCCACAGCCCTTGAACGCCTAACTATTATGTATTGTTCAAATCTGGTGTCTTTGCCAAATGGCTTGCAACATCTCTCTGCACTTAAAAGTCTAAGCATTTTAAGCTGCACAGGGCTGGCATCTCTGCCTGAGGGACTACACTTTATTACAACATTGCAAAACCTGGAATTTCACGACTGTCCAGAAGTCATGGAATTACCAGCATGGGTGGAGAACCTGGTTTCACTTCGATCTTTGACAATCTCAGATTGCCAAAACATCTGTCCTGAACTCGAAAAACGATGTCAGAGAGGGAACGGAGTGGATTGGCAAAAAATATCTCACACACCGTATATTTATGTTGGATCATCAACATTGCAGCAGAGACGTAACACTGCTAGCAGCTCTTCAACTTCATAGGCACACCTCTTCCAGGTCTTAACTCGTGTAAATTTTCTATTCCAAAACACACTTAATCATTgaataatcaataaattttaagttcTCTTGCAACATTTCAGGTCCGAAACCATTGAAAGGATGCTCTTTATCCAAAGCACCAAGAATCCGTCCCACAAGGGGGTACTCTGCTCTGTCATTTACTTGTAtttgtaaaatacaaaataaggtACATTTTTTCTATTGAATGTTGCTTGGATTTGTTGCAAGTCAAAGGGTTCCAGTTAGTGCATTTGTTCTTCAGAGAATTCAGT from the Populus nigra chromosome 9, ddPopNigr1.1, whole genome shotgun sequence genome contains:
- the LOC133703569 gene encoding putative disease resistance protein RGA1 is translated as MHDLIHDLAISVAGNEFLAAGKTEQQGTLEQSHSLPKVCDFFTTTRHAVVDCNSSSSLIHKALYRAKGLRTHNWLSLGDASEKAIRNLISSFKYLRILNLSGFGIKHLHKSVVTQKDENNGQPETSEDKNCARLARLPGFIGRLRNLQSLPLFIAGKTWEEGILQLLELQNLPGELKIKHLENVERRRVARTYLISEDLPGNRRDYCLENMQLNSLGLSWGDADEHKLSVSMRGPRSQTGHHSVETARILLDSTLKPNSRIKKLFVNGYPGTEFPNWMNAAALCNLIQLELANCTNCESLPTLGELPLLKVLRIQGMDSVVNIGNEFFGGMRAFSSLTEFSLKDFPKLETWSTNPVEAFTCLNKLTIINCPVLISMPWFPSLQHVEIRNCHPVMLRSVAQLRSISTLIIGNSPELLYIPKALIENNLLLSSLTISSCPKLRSLPANVGKLQNLKFLKIGWFQELHSLPHGLTNLTSLESLEIIECPNLVSLPEQSLEGLSSLRSLSIENCHSLTSLPSRMQHATALERLTIMYCSNLVSLPNGLQHLSALKSLSILSCTGLASLPEGLHFITTLQNLEFHDCPEVMELPAWVENLVSLRSLTISDCQNICPELEKRCQRGNGVDWQKISHTPYIYVGSSTLQQRRNTASSSSTS